A genomic window from Chitinophaga pollutisoli includes:
- a CDS encoding histidine kinase gives MKIRYRYWAAQILGWGIFTYLWSNIRTDGFGLRGDVFMDPDYYFHAVNGIVWTHLLDVFIRRFGLARMRFGAVFAKLWLAVVCVTVLMVGCLSALSVWEAGGWHAFTTNGLKDRDGLSGMAQIMIVLALVLFVWHLVVWGWVVIYFAVAQGRVRQQELESENRLKQAELDNLKTRLNPHFLFNSLSSIRSLIAENPERAQRAVGELAEVLRSAMLSERQQLIAFERELEVVKHYLAIEKIRFEERLHIEYHIDAGTAQQTMPPMLLQTLVENAIKHGISKRSSGGNIRISAGREGKQFIIHVENTGQITEPVTGGGFGISGTLRRLSLLYGAHASFRIANHSDQTVRATVIIPAA, from the coding sequence ATGAAAATACGCTACCGGTATTGGGCGGCCCAGATCCTGGGCTGGGGAATATTCACCTACCTGTGGAGCAACATCCGCACGGATGGTTTCGGGCTGCGGGGGGATGTGTTTATGGACCCCGACTATTATTTCCATGCGGTGAACGGCATTGTGTGGACCCACTTGCTGGATGTATTTATCCGGCGGTTCGGGCTTGCCAGGATGCGGTTCGGCGCGGTGTTCGCGAAGCTCTGGCTGGCGGTGGTATGTGTAACGGTGTTGATGGTAGGATGTTTGTCTGCGTTATCGGTTTGGGAGGCGGGAGGATGGCATGCATTTACCACTAACGGGCTGAAAGACCGGGACGGGCTGTCGGGCATGGCGCAGATCATGATCGTGCTGGCGCTCGTGCTGTTTGTGTGGCACCTGGTGGTGTGGGGATGGGTGGTGATCTACTTCGCGGTGGCGCAGGGCCGCGTCAGGCAGCAGGAGCTGGAAAGTGAAAACCGGCTGAAACAAGCCGAGCTGGATAATCTCAAAACGCGCCTCAACCCGCATTTCCTTTTCAACTCCCTCAGCAGTATCCGCAGTCTTATCGCCGAAAACCCGGAACGTGCGCAACGGGCCGTGGGCGAGCTGGCGGAAGTATTGCGCAGCGCGATGCTTTCGGAGCGGCAGCAGCTTATCGCCTTTGAAAGAGAACTGGAAGTGGTGAAGCATTACCTGGCGATTGAGAAAATCCGTTTTGAAGAACGATTACACATCGAATATCACATCGACGCCGGAACAGCGCAACAAACCATGCCGCCCATGTTGTTGCAGACACTGGTGGAAAACGCGATCAAGCACGGCATTTCCAAACGCAGTTCCGGCGGTAATATCCGCATCTCGGCGGGCCGGGAAGGGAAGCAGTTCATCATCCATGTAGAAAATACGGGGCAAATCACGGAACCCGTTACCGGCGGTGGTTTCGGCATCAGCGGCACCCTCCGGCGCTTGTCCCTCCTGTACGGCGCCCATGCTTCTTTCCGTATCGCCAATCATTCAGACCAAACCGTGCGCGCCACGGTCATAATCCCCGCAGCATGA
- a CDS encoding response regulator, with the protein MITALIIDDERLARKDLRGVLQSFPQIVIAGEAANILEAQALIAQLRPELLFLDIEMPEGNGFRLLEMLDTTPHVIFTTAYDAYAIRAFEINALDYLLKPVTENRMREALARIPATPPIAPAAGYLSIHEKIFVKDGDRCWFVPLSDIRLLEAADDYVRLRFGKHAPLLARSLQSFESKLDPQYFFRASRKHIVNLQHVQSVSILPSQLLLMELSDGATVPLSRRQTALFRELRGI; encoded by the coding sequence ATGATAACCGCACTGATCATAGACGACGAACGCCTTGCCCGCAAAGACCTCCGCGGCGTCCTGCAATCCTTTCCGCAGATAGTCATCGCAGGAGAAGCCGCCAACATCCTGGAAGCACAGGCGCTGATCGCGCAACTGCGGCCGGAGCTGCTTTTTCTCGATATTGAAATGCCGGAAGGCAATGGGTTCCGGTTGCTGGAAATGCTTGACACCACGCCCCATGTCATCTTTACCACGGCTTACGACGCCTATGCGATTCGCGCTTTCGAGATCAACGCGCTGGATTACCTGCTGAAACCCGTCACGGAAAACCGCATGCGGGAAGCACTCGCGCGGATACCCGCCACCCCTCCCATCGCACCCGCGGCCGGCTACCTTTCCATCCATGAAAAAATATTCGTGAAAGACGGCGACCGCTGCTGGTTCGTCCCCCTATCAGACATCCGCCTGCTGGAAGCCGCAGACGATTACGTGCGCCTGCGCTTCGGTAAACACGCGCCCCTGCTAGCCCGCAGCCTCCAATCCTTCGAAAGCAAACTAGATCCGCAATATTTCTTCCGCGCCAGCAGAAAACATATCGTGAACCTGCAACACGTGCAGTCGGTTTCGATACTTCCGTCCCAGCTGCTCCTGATGGAGCTGAGCGACGGCGCCACCGTTCCCCTGAGCCGCAGGCAAACAGCCCTCTTCCGGGAACTGCGCGGGATCTGA